TCGCCTGCCTAAGGCGAAATTAGTATTAGAAAAGGAAAGAAGATGTCAAGATTTAGAAGGTCGGTTGCTATAGACCTTGGTACAGCAAGTGTGCTTGTTTATATTAATAACAAAGGAATAGTTTTAAATGAACCATCTGTCATAGCTATTGACGTCCTATCTGACGAGATCCTTGCGGTGGGTAGTGATGCCAAGAAGCTTATTGGCAGGGCTGGTGGTAATGTTTCTTGCATAATGCCTATGAAAGAGGGTGTTATTGCTGATTTTGGGGCGACTGAGAGGATGCTTGATTATTTCCTCAAGAAATCTGTTAAGAGATCCCTTTTTAAGCCTGATCTTTTAATCTGTGTTCCAGCCAGGTCCACCCAGGTGGAGAAGCGTGCCGTTATCCAGGCGGCGGAAAATGCTGGAGCTCACAGGACCTACCTCATCGAGGAGCCTCTTGCAGCTGCTCTTGGGGCTGGTGTTGATATTACAGATCCTAAGGGGTCTATGGTTGTGGATGTTGGTGGCGGTACTAGCGATATAGCTGTTATTTCCATGGGCCAAATCATTGCTTCAAGGTCAGTTGATGCTGCGGGTCGTTCTTTTGATAGGATTATTAAGGATTTTATTAGAATCCGTTATGGCTTATTGATTGGCGATACATCTGCAGAGGCTTTGAAGGAAGCAGCAGACACACTTACCGCTGATGATTCCTTTGAGGTTAAGGGTAGAAATGTTGCAAATGCCCTCCCAGCCAAGGTTTATATAC
This genomic window from Anaerococcus murdochii contains:
- the mreB gene encoding rod shape-determining protein; amino-acid sequence: MSRFRRSVAIDLGTASVLVYINNKGIVLNEPSVIAIDVLSDEILAVGSDAKKLIGRAGGNVSCIMPMKEGVIADFGATERMLDYFLKKSVKRSLFKPDLLICVPARSTQVEKRAVIQAAENAGAHRTYLIEEPLAAALGAGVDITDPKGSMVVDVGGGTSDIAVISMGQIIASRSVDAAGRSFDRIIKDFIRIRYGLLIGDTSAEALKEAADTLTADDSFEVKGRNVANALPAKVYIPVSEIKDALRGEIDKIVEGIKKVLEVTPPELASDIFDREIILTGGASHTIGLKDRIEEKFQIRAKIAEDPQECVIKGTAKALNWIDSLDENRNEAIRSKQEENEAFEKLRRR